In Bos indicus isolate NIAB-ARS_2022 breed Sahiwal x Tharparkar chromosome 19, NIAB-ARS_B.indTharparkar_mat_pri_1.0, whole genome shotgun sequence, the following proteins share a genomic window:
- the CDRT4 gene encoding CMT1A duplicated region transcript 4 protein isoform X1 codes for MSHTRDFQKLARWRNRNQRRSERGIQAFAVKNLVNMERLDARKMKMEEVELTENIGLPVNLLEKHDPWPAYVTYTSPMVKRLIEKSKARELECLQTVEESRRVGKQSKPASLIQLKRRKSSKSSGTTTFKDLRSETMLSVWGPLTMSAMGPSGVPEPLHLHSDSRASPTASYNKIIFARAPTMRTLPYTAGRPSEMFCL; via the exons ATGAGCCACACCAGAGACTTTCAGAAGCTTGCACGCTGGAGAAACAGAAACCAGAGACGGTCAGAGCGAG GTATCCAGGCCTTTGCTGTGAAGAATTTGGTAAACATGGAGAGGCTCGATGCAAGAAAGATGAAGATGGAAGAAG TAGAACTCACTGAGAACATCGGGCTCCCAGTGAATCTGCTTGAGAAACACGACCCGTGGCCAGCCTATGTCACGTACACCTCCCCAATGGTGAAGAGACTCATCGAGAAGAGCAAGGCCAGAGAGCTGGAGTGCTTGCAAACGGTGGAGGAGAGTCGGCGGGTGGGCAAGCAGAGCAAGCCAGCCAGCCTCATCCAGCTGAAGAGGAGGAAGTCCTCCAAGTCCTCGGGCACCACCACCTTCAAGGACCTGAGGTCCGAAACCATGCTGTCTGTGTGGGGCCCCCTCACCATGTCGGCCATGGGGCCCTCGGGGGTCCCAGAGCCCCTCCACCTGCACTCGGACTCCAGGGCAAGTCCCACCGCCAGCTACAACAAGATCATCTTTGCCCGGGCACCCACCATGAGGACGCTCCCTTACACGGCCGGGCGGCCGTCGGAAATGTTTTGCCTCTAG
- the CDRT4 gene encoding CMT1A duplicated region transcript 4 protein isoform X2: protein MSHTRDFQKLARWRNRNQRRSERGIQAFAVKNLVNMERLDARKMKMEEELTENIGLPVNLLEKHDPWPAYVTYTSPMVKRLIEKSKARELECLQTVEESRRVGKQSKPASLIQLKRRKSSKSSGTTTFKDLRSETMLSVWGPLTMSAMGPSGVPEPLHLHSDSRASPTASYNKIIFARAPTMRTLPYTAGRPSEMFCL, encoded by the exons ATGAGCCACACCAGAGACTTTCAGAAGCTTGCACGCTGGAGAAACAGAAACCAGAGACGGTCAGAGCGAG GTATCCAGGCCTTTGCTGTGAAGAATTTGGTAAACATGGAGAGGCTCGATGCAAGAAAGATGAAGATGGAAGAAG AACTCACTGAGAACATCGGGCTCCCAGTGAATCTGCTTGAGAAACACGACCCGTGGCCAGCCTATGTCACGTACACCTCCCCAATGGTGAAGAGACTCATCGAGAAGAGCAAGGCCAGAGAGCTGGAGTGCTTGCAAACGGTGGAGGAGAGTCGGCGGGTGGGCAAGCAGAGCAAGCCAGCCAGCCTCATCCAGCTGAAGAGGAGGAAGTCCTCCAAGTCCTCGGGCACCACCACCTTCAAGGACCTGAGGTCCGAAACCATGCTGTCTGTGTGGGGCCCCCTCACCATGTCGGCCATGGGGCCCTCGGGGGTCCCAGAGCCCCTCCACCTGCACTCGGACTCCAGGGCAAGTCCCACCGCCAGCTACAACAAGATCATCTTTGCCCGGGCACCCACCATGAGGACGCTCCCTTACACGGCCGGGCGGCCGTCGGAAATGTTTTGCCTCTAG